The Streptomyces achromogenes DNA segment CGGTCCGCCGCAGCAGCTCCGCGCCCGCGTCCACGGCGGCCCCGAGCACCTTCGCGGGGTCGGCGTCGACGGCCTCACAGCTGGGCGTGGTGGCGACGATCCGGCCGCCGAGACCGACCAGCGCGGCCCGGAAACCGTCGGCGTGGACCTGTGCGGCCAGAACGACCGGGCCGTCCTGCGCGACTTCGAGCCGGTGGGAGGGGCGGCCCTGCGAACCGGCGGCGGCGCCGGGCCGCGCGTCCACCCGGATCAGGCCCAGTGCGACGAGTTCGGCGGCGACCGCGCCGGCCGTCGCGCGGGTGACGCCGAGCTCGGCCGTGAGCACCGCGCGGGTGGGCGCCCGACCGGTGTGCACGAGCTCCAGCGCGGGCCCGAGCGCACCGCGCCCCCGGTCCAACCGCGCCCTCGAGGTGGTCCCTTCCCCCGCCGGCCGGGGGTCCGCCTTGCCGCTCATGAGGGCGAGTCTCCCATGATCCGTTGCTCAGACGGCGTCGGGGAAGCCGCTCACCCGCAACGTGATGTTCAGCCGTCCCGTCAGGCCCAGCGCGGGCGGAGCCGTGCCCGGCAGCACGCGCGGCACCCCGTGGTACGCGAACCGGGAGGGGCCCCCGAACACGAAGAGGTCACCGCTGCGCAGCTCGACGTCGGTGTAGGGCCGCGTCCGGGTCCGCGGGTTGCCGAAGCGGAAGACGCAGGAGTCGCCGAGGCTGAGGGAGACCACGGGTGCGTCGGACTTCTCGTCGGCGTCCCGGTGCATGCCCATCCGGGCGTCGCCGTCATAGAAGTTGATCAGCGCGATGTCGTATGCGGCGGCCCTGGAGTCCTGCGGTCCGAGCGCGTCGGCCACCGCACGCCGGCCCAGCTCGCCCAGCCAGTCCGGGAACGGCTTGACGGGCGCGCCGTCGCCGTCGGTGGCCGTGCGGGCATAGGCGTACGGGTGCCAGTGCCAGCCCAGGCAGACCTGGCGGGCGGTCATGGTGCCGCCGCCGGGCGTGCGGACCGTGCGCAGCCCGGCCGGCGGACGGGCCCAGTCCCGGCACGACCCGAGCAGCTCGCGCTGGCGGGCCGCGTCCAGCCAGTCGGGCAGGTGCACCGCCCCCGGCGCGACCTCCGCGCGCCCACGGGGGAACAGCTCCGCGTCCATGAACCCATCCTCCCGCATCGCCGTGGTGCCATGTCCGGCGGCGACACCGCGCCTGAGCTGCGGCTCGGCTAGCCTGACCATGATGAACGACCGTATGACGACGCCGTGGGGCGAGGTCGAGCTGGCCCGCCACCCCGAGGACACCCGAGATCAGCTGCGCGCCTGGGACGCCTCCGACGCCTACCTGCTCAGACACCTCGCGGCGCAGGACGTCCCGCTGACCGGCACGGTGGTGGTGCTGGGCGACCGCTGGGGCGCGCTGGTCACGGCGTTGGCGGCGCACCGGCCGACACAGATCACCGACTCCTGGCTGGGGCAGGAGGCGACCCGGGCCAATCTGGCGCGGGCCGGCGCCGAGACCGGTTCCGTGCGGCTGCTCACCACGCAGGATCCGGTGCCGGAGCGGATCGACGTGCTGCTGGTGCGCATCCCCAAGAGCCTCGCGCTGCTGGAGGACCAGTTGCTGCGGCTGGCGCCCGCCGTGCACGCGGGCACGGTCGTCGTCGGCACGGGCATGGTGAAGGAGATCCACACCTCGACGCTGAGACTGTTCGAGCGGATCCTCGGGCCGACCCGGACCTCCCTCGCCGAGCAGAAGGCCCGGCTGGTCTTCTGCACCCCCGACCCGGCGCTGAAGCCGCCGGTCACCCCGTGGCCCTACGTGTACGACCTGCCCGGCGACCTCGGCTCCCCGCTCTCCGGCCGGCCGGTCGTCAATCACGCCGGGGTGTTCTGCGCCGACCGCCTCGACGTCGGCACCCGGTTCTTCCTCCGGCATCTGCCGAGCGCCGGGGGCGGCCGCCGGGTCGTCGACCTGGGCTGCGGCAACGGGGTCGTCGGCACGGCGGTGGCGCTGACCGACCCGCGGGCGGAGGTGCTGTTCACCGACGAGTCGTTCCAGGCGGTGGCGTCGGCGGAGGCGACCTACCGGGCGAACGGGGTGCCGGGGCACGCCGAGTTCCGGGTCGGGGACGGGCTGGCGGGCGTCGCGGACGGCAGTGTGGACGTCGTGCTCAACAACCCGCCGTTCCACTCCCACCAGGCCACCACCGACGCGACCGCGTGGCGCATGTTCACGGGGGCCCGGCGCGCGCTGCGGCCGGGAGGCGAGCTGTGGGTGGTGGGCAACCGGCATCTGGGCTACCACGTGAAGCTGAAGCGGCTGTTCGGCAACAGTGAACTGGTCGCCGGCGACCGCAAGTTCGTGGTGCTGAAAGCGGTCAGGCAAGGGTGAGTCCTCGCCCCTGCGCGACGATCCGCTCGCCGGTGCGTATCGTCCCTCGTCGGCCGGGCGGTCCGCGGGCGGGGATCCCCCGGGAACGCCGCGCCTCGGAGGGATCCGCGCCTTCCCGCCGAAGCGCGGCGAACCAGTGCGGCAACTAGCCTTCCGCGTGGGCGAGTTCGATGTCGTGGTCGCCCACGTCGGCGCCATCGAGGCTGACGCGTCCGGCCCGGGGCGGATAGCCGGCCGCGACGACCGTGTACGGGCCGTGGTCCAGGTCGGTGAAGGCGTACGCCCCGTCGCCGCCGGTCGTGGCGGTCGCCACGACGTTGCCCGCGGCGTCCATGAGGGTCACCCGGGCATCGGCCAGCGGAGCGCCCGCGCCGCGTACCGTGCCCCGTACCTGTGCGCCGGGCCGCAGCTCGACGTCGACCCGGGTGAGACCGGCGACGCCGACCTCGACGGGCAGGGCCAGCGGCCGGTGCCTCGCAGAGCTGACCGCGAGGACGACCGCCCCCGGTACCAGGTCGGCGACGGCGAACTCGCCCTCGCCGTCGGTCCGCGCGGTGGCCAGCACATCGCCGCGGACGTCCGTGACGACGACCACCGCGTCCGCCACCGGCGCTCCGTCGTCCGTGGACCGCACCGTGCCGGCCAGACCGCCGGCGACACCGAGCAGCACGTCGTGGCTGACGGGCTCCGCCCCGACCACGACGGTCGCGGCCTGCGGCTGGTGTCCGTCGGCCGAGGCGATGAGCACGTAGGCGCCCTCTCCCGGCGTCTCGAGCGCGTAGCAGCCGTCGCGGCCGGTGACCGCCCGGCCCAACTGCCGCCCGCCCAGCGAGACCAGCGTGACGGCGGCGCCGCACACCGGTGCGCCCTCGGCGCCCCGCACCAGCCCGCGCACCGCCCGGCCGCCGCCGGCCGGACCGCCGTCGGTCAGCCCGGGAACGGTCGCGACGAGCTCCGCGACGGCACGGGCCAGCGGCGCGGCCACGGCCGCGCCCACCGCCCCGTCCCCGGGCACGCCGACACCCGACTGCTCCGGGTTCGGTTCCGTCGGCGCCGGTTCGATCGAGGCCTGCTCGCCGGAGGGCGGTGTGCCCTGCTCACCCTGCTCGCCGGAGGCAGGCGTGGCCTCCTCGCCGGAGGAAGGTGCGGCCTGCGTTCCGATGGCCGCGGTCCGCCGTCCCGGGAGGAACGCGGCGAAGGCCAGGACGAGGACCACCGCTCCGGCCCCAGCCGCCATGACCACCTCGAAGCCGTTCTCCGAGGGCAGTGCGACGCCGCCGACGTCGGTGGTCATGCGGGCCAGGATCGCGCCGGCCGCGGCGCCGAAGGCCAGCACCGCCACGCCGACGCCGGCCCGGGGCGCCGCGGCCCCCTCCTCGATCCGCACGGACCGGGTCTGCGCAGGGGACATGGGCCGGGCCTCCGTGGGGGGTGCGGTACTGCACGACTGGCAGCATCCTAGGCCCGCTTGATTGACTCAAGCAACTAGCATGTCCGGTGTGCGACGTGTGAAGGTTCCGGGCAGGGAAACCCTGCCCGGAACCCCTTTCCCGCCCGTTACAGCGTGCGCTCCAGGCTGTCCGCCACCAGCTTCACGAACCGGCCGGGCTCCTTCGGCCGCCCGCCCTCGGCGAGCACTGCCAGACCGTGCAGCAGCTCCGCGGTCTCGGCGAGGCCGGAGTGGTCCTCGCGCTCCTGGTAGGCCTTGTTCAGGCCCTTGACGAGCCGGTGCTCGGGGTTGAGCTCGAGGATCCGCCGGGCCCGCGGCACCTCCTGCCCCATGGCGCGGTACATGTTCTCCAGCGCCGGGGTGAGGTCGTTCGCGTCGGAGACGATGCAGGCCGGCGAGACCGTGAGCCGGGAGGACAGCCGCACCTCCTTGACGTCCTCGTCCAGCCGCTCGTTCATCCAGGCGAGCAGCCCCGCGTACTCCTCGCTCTGCTTCTCGCGCTCGCCGTCGGCCTGCTCGCCGCCCTCCCCGTCGAGGTCGACCTCGCCCTTGGCGACCGACCGAAGCGGCTTGCCGTCGAACTCGCCCACCACGTCGGCCCACACCTCGTCGACCGGGTCGGTGAGCAGCAGGACCTCCACGCCCTTCGCCCGGAACGCCTCCATGTGCGGGGAGTTCTCGATGCTCTGCCGGGACTCGCCTGTCAGGTAGTAGACGGCGTCCTGGCCCTCCTTCATCCGCTCGACGTAGCCCCGCAGGGTGGTCGGCTCGTCCTCGCTGTGCGTGGTCGCGAAGGAGGAGACCGCGAGAAGCGCGTCGCGGTTGTCGGAGTCGGAGAGCAGGCCTTCCTTCAGGACGGCGCCGAACTCCCGCCAGAACGTGGCGTAGCGGTCGGGCGCCGCGGTCATCATGTCCTTGATCGTGGACACGACCTTCTTGGTCAGCCGGCGCTGCATCATCCGGATGTGCCGGTCCTGCTGGAGGATCTCGCGGGACACGTTCAGCGAGAGGTCGGCGGCGTCGACCACGCCCTTGACGAAGCGCAGGTACGGCGGCAGCAGCGCCTCGCAGTCGTCCATGATGAAGACGCGCTTCACATACAGCTGGACACCGCGCTTGTAGCCCTGGTTGTACAGGTCGTGCGGGGCGTGGGAGGGCACGAACAGCAGCGCCTGGTACTCGAAGGTGCCCTCGGCCTGCAGCCGGACGGTCTCCAGCGGTTCGCGCCAGTCGTGACTGATGTGCTTGTACAGCTCGTGGTACTCGTCGTCGGACACCTCGTCGCGCGAGCGCGCCCACAGGGCCTTCATCGAGTTGAGCGTCTCGGCAGCGGGCGCGGCGTCGTCGCCCTCGCCCCTCTTCGGGGTCATCCTGATCGGCCAGGTGATGAAGTCCGAGTAGCGCTTGACGATCTCCCGGACCGTCCACTCCGAGGTGTAGTCGTGCAGCTTGTCCTCGTCGTCCGCCGGCTTCAGGTGGAGGGTGACGGAGGTGCCCTGCGGCGCGTCGTGGACGGCCTCCAGCGTGTACGTCCCCTCGCCGCGCGACGACCAGCGGGTGCCCTGTGCCTCCCCCGCGCGCCGGGTCACCAGGGTCATCTCGTCCGCCACCATGAAACCGGAGTAGAAACCGACGCCGAACTGGCCGATCAGCCCCTCGGCGCTGCCCGTGTCCTGCGCCTCGCGCAGCTCCCTGACGAACTGGGCCGTGCCCGAGTTGGCGATCGTGCCGATCAGCCGTCCGACCTCGTCGTACGACATCCCGATCCCGTTGTCCCGCACGGTGAGGGTGCGGGCCTCGGGGTCGGTCTCGATCTCGATGTGCAGGTCGGAGACGTCGGCGTCGGGCGCGTCCTCCCGCAGCGCGGCGAGGCGCAGCTTGTCCAGCGCGTCGGAGGCGTTGGAGACGAGCTCGCGCAGAAAGACGTCCTTGTTCGAGTAGACCGAGTGGATCATCAGTTGCAGCAACTGACGGGCCTCTACCTGGAACTCAAACGTTTCGGTCGACATGGTTGGCGTGTTCCTCACAGGTTCCGAAAGAGTCTCCTGAACTGGCGGAAGCCACTTTAGGACACGTTCTCGCGCTGCGCGGGCCGGTGGTGCGGATGCCTCCCGCGAAACGCGGCGGGTCGTCAGCGCAGGAGAGCGGCGCGCAGGGTGAGGCCGTGGCCGACGCGGAGCCGGCGCAGTTCCCAGAGGGCGACCGCGGTGACCGACAGCGGGGCGCCCAGCAGAAGCAGGATCCGCACCGGGACCGGGACGCCCTCGTAGGCGCCGGTGAACACGTCGATCAGCGCCATCTCCCACACGAGCACCAGCGCCAGCAGCGGCGGCACCGTCTCGTGGATGTCCGCCGTGCGGAACACGTGCGCGAGGGACATCCCGACGCCGTAGACGACGAACGGCAGAACCCACACGACCATGAACAGGGCGACGACGGCGGTGATCACCGTTGTCGCGGGACCGGTTGCGAAACGGCCGTCGAGCAGGCCGGTCAGGACGGCCGCCGGGAACAGGGCGACCGCGGCGATGATCGCCACGACCGAGCCGAGCGGTCTGGCCGCCCGACGCAGCAGTTCACGCCGGGCGGGCGGGCGCGCCGCGCCGATCAGCGCGCCGACGGCCAGGGGGAAGGTCACCGCGAGGACGAGGACGTTGTTCCAGGTCTGATCCACCCGGTCGTCGGCGAAGTCCCCGACGGACGCGACGAGTCGGTAGGAGACCATCACCCACACCACGGCGGCCAGTCCGACGGCGGTGCGGATCCGCTGCATGCGGGCGACCACCGGATCGTCCACCCGGCCCGGACGGGACGGCCGGAACACCGTACGGCCCACCGCGATGGGGCCGACGGCCCGCCACAGCCGCCGGAACACGCCCACGCGGGGCACGGGTTGCGGCAAGGGCTGCGGCCCGTAGGGGTGGTACGGGTCGTACGGCGGCTGTCCGCCCTGCTGGTTCCAGGCGTTCATGGTGACGGCTCCCCCGAGGCACTGCGGTGATCACAGCGGTGATGACAGATGCGCGCGGAAGCCTAGCGACCGCATCTCCCCGGCGTCGGGCCACGGGTGGATCAGCGCGGAATCTCCTCCACCTGTGCGAAGCCTCCCGTCGCGTGCCAGTCCAGCCGGGTGAGCGTCTCGGTGGAGTTCCGGGTGAAGCGCAGGCGCCGGGTGTCGCCCTCGCCCTGCGCGGCGACCTTCGTCCAGCCGTCGAAGTCCCTGGTGAGCTTGGTGTCCCAGCGTCCGAGGCCGGCCGTGCCGACCGCGGCGATCGACTCGGTCGGCGGCTCGCCGTCGTAGCAGTAGACGCCCCAGTCCGCGATGACGGCGACCGTGTCGCCGAACGCCTTGAGCGTGAGGCTGTGACAGCGGTCCGTCGCGGTCGCGTACACCAGGCGCGGCGCGCTCCAGGCGCCTGTGTCCGCGTCCCGGTGCCGCTCCACCAGTCCGCGTCCGGCGACGTACGACATGCCCACGCGCCGGCCGTCGGGCAGGCGGATCTCCCCGTCGAAGCGCGGGTCCGGAGACGGGGTCGGCGAGGCTTCGGCCACGGACCTCGTCGGCGTCGCGGTCGCCCCGGCCTCCGTGTCCGTCGCCCCCGCGGTCGCGCTCCCCGTGCCCGTCGGCCCGCCGCAGGCCACCGCGAGGCCCGCCACCATCGCCACCGCGGCCGAGGCCCGCAGCCGATCTCCGCTCATGCGCATTCCCCCATGGTGCACTCCTCGCCACGTGCGACGACGCCGCGCGACACGGCCGGGCGCCTCCGGCCGGTGCGCTGCCCCCCTCCCCGCGTCCGCACTCCGTCGGGCAGACTTCCCCACATGGAGACTTCCGAGTTCCTCGAGATCCTCGACCGCGAGGGCCGGGCCCTGGCCGACGCCGCGGCGGAGGCGGGCCCCGATGCCAAGGTCGTGACCTGCCCGGGCTGGCAGGTACGGGACCTGCTGCGGCACACGGGCGCGGTGCACCGCTGGGCCACGTCGTTCGTCGCCGACGGCCACGCCGCCTTCCGCCCCATCGAGGAGCCGCCGGAGCTCGACGACGATGCGCTGCGGGACTGGTTCCGCGCCGGACACCGGCGGCTCGTCGACACCCTTTCCACCGCGCCGCCGGACGTGCGGTGCTGGCACTTCCTGCCCGGGCCGACGCCGCTGGCGTTCTGGGCCAGGCGACAGGCGCACGAGACGGCCGTGCACCGCGTGGACGCCGAGTCGGCCCGCGGCCGCGATCTCGAGGAGGTCGCGCGGGAGTTCACCGCCGCATTCGCCGCGGACGGCGTCGACGAGTTGCTGCGCGGTTTCCACGCGCGCGACCGGAGCAGGGTGCGCAGCGAGGTGCCGCGGACGCTGCGGGTGCGGGCGACGGACACGGCCGACGCGGTGTGGTCGGTGCGCGTGTCGTCGGAGCCGCCGATGACGCGGCGCGACGCCGACGGGCCCGCCGACTGCGAGGTGTCCGGACCTGCCGCCCCGCTCTACCTCTCGCTGTGGAACCGGTTGCCGCTGCCCGCCGTGACCGGTGACGCCGCGCTCGCGACGCTGTGGCGGGAGACGTCCGGGGTGAGCTGAGCGGCGGCCCCGGTCCGGCGGCGGGCGGCCGTCAGTCCGTCAGCATTCTGGTGAGCACCGCGCGCTGCACCGGCCGTACGTCGCCGTGCAGCGCGCGTCCCTTTCCGGTGAGCGCCACCCGGACGCCTCTGCGGTCCTCCGCGCACAGGCCCCGCTCGACGAGACCGTCCTTCTCCAGACGGGCGATGAGCCGCGACAGCGCGCTCTGGCTGAGGTGGACCCGTTCGGCGATCTCCTGGACGCGGAAGCCGCACGAGACGTCTCGCGCAGGCGACTCGGCGAGGACGTCGAGCACCTCGAAGTCGCTGGCGCACAACCCGTGTCGGTGCAGTGCCCGGTCGAGTTCGCACTGGGTGCGGGCGTGCAGGGCCAGCATGTCCCGCCACTGGTCCACGAGCGCCTGCTCGGCCTCGGACCCGCCCTTCTCCACCGCCATGGGGCGCACCGTAGCAGAGCACGGAATTTGTTGCACCCGAATTAAATGCGTTTGCATTCGATGCACGCGCATGTACTGTCGTCGGCATGACCTCTCCGCTCACCTCCCCCGCGGTCACCCTCCCCGAGGGCCGCTGGACCTCCCGGCTCTGGGGCACGCTCCTGGTGCTGTGCGCCGCGATGTTCCTGGACGCGCTCGATGTGTCCATGGTCGGCGTCGCCCTGCCGTCCATCGGCTCCGACCTCGGGCTCTCCACCTCGACGCTGCAGTGGATCGTCAGCGGCTACATCCTGGGCTACGGCGGGCTGCTCCTCCTCGGCGGCCGCACGGCCGACCTGCTGGGCCGCCGCCAGGTGTTCCTGATCGCACTCGGCGTCTTCGCGCTGGCCTCGCTCCTCGGCGGACTCGTCGACTCGGGTCCGTTGCTGATCGCCAGCCGGTTCATCAAGGGTCTCAGCGCCGCCTTCACCGCCCCGGCCGGCCTGTCGATCATCACCACGACATTCCCGGAGGGCCCGCTGCGCAACCGCGCGCTCTCCATCTACACCACCTGCGCCGCGACCGGCTTCTCGATGGGCCTGGTCCTCTCCGGCCTGCTCACCGAGGCCAGTTGGCGCCTGACCATGCTGCTCCCCGCCCCGATCGCCCTGGTCGCGCTGGCTGCCGGACTGAGGCTCCTGCCGCGCAGCGAACGGGAGAAGAACCACAACGGCTACGACGTCCCGGGCGCCGTCCTCGGCACCGCGTCGATGCTGCTGCTGGTCTTCACCGTGGTGCAGGCCCCCGAGGCCGGCTGGACGTCCGCCCGGACACTGCTGTCCTTCCTCGCCGTGGCCGTCATGCTGACCGTCTTCGTCCAGGTCGAGCGGCGCTCCGCCGGCCCGCTGATCCGGCTCGGCGTGCTGCGCTCGGGCAGCCAGATCCGCGCCCAGCTCGGTGCGATGGCCTTCTTCGGCTCCTACGTCGGCTTCCAGTTCCTGGCCACCCTGTACATGCAGACGCTGCTCGGCTGGTCGGCGCTGCACACGGCGCTCGCCTTCCTCCCGGCCGGCGCGCTGGTGGCGGTGTCCTCGACCAAGGTGGGCTCGATCGTGGACCGGTTCGGCACGCCACGGCTGATCGCGGCGGGCTTCGCCCTCATGGTCGCCGGGTACGCGCTCTTCCTCCGCGTCGATCTCGACCCGGTCTACGCCGCCGTCATCCTGCCGTCGATGCTGTTGATCGGCGCGGCCTGCGCGCTGGTCTTCCCCTCGCTCAACATCCAGGCCACCAACGGCGTGGCGGACCACGAGCAGGGCATGGTCTCGGGTCTGCTCAACACCTCGGTGCAGGTGGGCGGTGCGATCTTCCTCGCCGTCGTGACGGCGGTGGTGACCGCGGGAGCCCCCGCCGACCCCACCCCGCAGGCCGTCCTCGACAGCTACCGCCCCGGACTGACGGTGGTGACGATCGTCGCCGCGGCGGGTCTGCTCATCACCCTCCCCGGCCTGCGCACCCGGCGCGCCCGCAACGCGGTCGTCGTCGCCAAGTCCCCTTCCGTGCAAGCGGAGTTCGAGGCGCCGATGGAGCCGGTGGGGGTCCGCGACTGAGCCGGCGCCCGGAGCGCCGTCCGCACCGGGCCGCCCGGCGGGGCCGATTGCCCCGCCGGGCGGCCGACTGTGACACTCACCGCATGGACGGCCACGGAGGACAGGGGCGGCGCACCCAGGCCGAGCGGGACGCGATCACCGTCGAGATCGGGTACGCGCTCGTCAGCGCCGTGTTCGCGGCGGCTGTGACCTTCGGGGCGATCGCGGGTCCGGCGCTGCTGTTCGACCTGCCCGGCCTGGCGGAGACCTGGCTGGTGCGGGCAGGCCTCGTCCTCGCTCCGGTGCTGTTCGCGGCCCGGGTGATCTCCGTGCTGGTCCGCTTCCGGCCGGGCGCTCAGCCCAGCCAGCCCGGCCGGACCAGGCCCGACTCGTAGGCGAGGACGACCAGTTGGGCCCGGTCCCGGACGCGCAGCTTCACCATCGTGCGGCTGACGTGCGTCTTGGCGGTGAGCGGGCTGACGACCAGCCGGCGGGCGATCTCCTCGTTGGACAGACCGATGCCCACCAGGGCCATCACCTCGCGTTCCCGCTCGGTGAGCCGGCCCAGCGCGTCGTCCGCGGCGGGCTGCTTGGAGCGGGCGGCGAACTCGGCGATGAGCCGGCGCGTCACTCCCGGTGAGAGCAGCGCGTCGCCGGCCACCACCGCCCGCACGGCACGCAGCAGTTCGTCCGGCTCGGTGTCCTTGACCAGGAATCCGGAAGCCCCCGAGCGGATCGCCTCGAACACGTACTCGTCGAGTTCGAAGGTGGTGAGCATGACCACCCTGACCTCGGAGAGGGTCTCGTCGTCGGTGATCCGGCGGGTGGCGGCCAGGCCGTCCAGGAGGGGCATCCTGATGTCCATCAGGACGACGTCGGGCCGCAGTTCGCGCACCGCCCGCACCGCCTCCCGCCCGTCCGCGGCCTCCCCGGCCACCTCGATGTCGGGCTGCGCGTCGAGCAGCGCCCGGAATCCCGCCCGGACCAGCGCCTGGTCGTCGGCGAGCAGTACGCGGATCACCGGTCCTCCCTCGCTCCACGGTCGTCCCCGGACGTCGCGGGCAGCACGGCCAGCACCCGGAATCCGCCCCCGGGCCGCGGGCCCGCCTCGATCGTGCCGCCCAGCGCCGCGGCCCGCTCCCGCATTCCGG contains these protein-coding regions:
- a CDS encoding alpha-ketoglutarate-dependent dioxygenase AlkB family protein, which codes for MDAELFPRGRAEVAPGAVHLPDWLDAARQRELLGSCRDWARPPAGLRTVRTPGGGTMTARQVCLGWHWHPYAYARTATDGDGAPVKPFPDWLGELGRRAVADALGPQDSRAAAYDIALINFYDGDARMGMHRDADEKSDAPVVSLSLGDSCVFRFGNPRTRTRPYTDVELRSGDLFVFGGPSRFAYHGVPRVLPGTAPPALGLTGRLNITLRVSGFPDAV
- a CDS encoding methyltransferase, which gives rise to MTTPWGEVELARHPEDTRDQLRAWDASDAYLLRHLAAQDVPLTGTVVVLGDRWGALVTALAAHRPTQITDSWLGQEATRANLARAGAETGSVRLLTTQDPVPERIDVLLVRIPKSLALLEDQLLRLAPAVHAGTVVVGTGMVKEIHTSTLRLFERILGPTRTSLAEQKARLVFCTPDPALKPPVTPWPYVYDLPGDLGSPLSGRPVVNHAGVFCADRLDVGTRFFLRHLPSAGGGRRVVDLGCGNGVVGTAVALTDPRAEVLFTDESFQAVASAEATYRANGVPGHAEFRVGDGLAGVADGSVDVVLNNPPFHSHQATTDATAWRMFTGARRALRPGGELWVVGNRHLGYHVKLKRLFGNSELVAGDRKFVVLKAVRQG
- a CDS encoding MSCRAMM family protein, producing the protein MSPAQTRSVRIEEGAAAPRAGVGVAVLAFGAAAGAILARMTTDVGGVALPSENGFEVVMAAGAGAVVLVLAFAAFLPGRRTAAIGTQAAPSSGEEATPASGEQGEQGTPPSGEQASIEPAPTEPNPEQSGVGVPGDGAVGAAVAAPLARAVAELVATVPGLTDGGPAGGGRAVRGLVRGAEGAPVCGAAVTLVSLGGRQLGRAVTGRDGCYALETPGEGAYVLIASADGHQPQAATVVVGAEPVSHDVLLGVAGGLAGTVRSTDDGAPVADAVVVVTDVRGDVLATARTDGEGEFAVADLVPGAVVLAVSSARHRPLALPVEVGVAGLTRVDVELRPGAQVRGTVRGAGAPLADARVTLMDAAGNVVATATTGGDGAYAFTDLDHGPYTVVAAGYPPRAGRVSLDGADVGDHDIELAHAEG
- the htpG gene encoding molecular chaperone HtpG, yielding MSTETFEFQVEARQLLQLMIHSVYSNKDVFLRELVSNASDALDKLRLAALREDAPDADVSDLHIEIETDPEARTLTVRDNGIGMSYDEVGRLIGTIANSGTAQFVRELREAQDTGSAEGLIGQFGVGFYSGFMVADEMTLVTRRAGEAQGTRWSSRGEGTYTLEAVHDAPQGTSVTLHLKPADDEDKLHDYTSEWTVREIVKRYSDFITWPIRMTPKRGEGDDAAPAAETLNSMKALWARSRDEVSDDEYHELYKHISHDWREPLETVRLQAEGTFEYQALLFVPSHAPHDLYNQGYKRGVQLYVKRVFIMDDCEALLPPYLRFVKGVVDAADLSLNVSREILQQDRHIRMMQRRLTKKVVSTIKDMMTAAPDRYATFWREFGAVLKEGLLSDSDNRDALLAVSSFATTHSEDEPTTLRGYVERMKEGQDAVYYLTGESRQSIENSPHMEAFRAKGVEVLLLTDPVDEVWADVVGEFDGKPLRSVAKGEVDLDGEGGEQADGEREKQSEEYAGLLAWMNERLDEDVKEVRLSSRLTVSPACIVSDANDLTPALENMYRAMGQEVPRARRILELNPEHRLVKGLNKAYQEREDHSGLAETAELLHGLAVLAEGGRPKEPGRFVKLVADSLERTL
- a CDS encoding maleylpyruvate isomerase family mycothiol-dependent enzyme, with translation METSEFLEILDREGRALADAAAEAGPDAKVVTCPGWQVRDLLRHTGAVHRWATSFVADGHAAFRPIEEPPELDDDALRDWFRAGHRRLVDTLSTAPPDVRCWHFLPGPTPLAFWARRQAHETAVHRVDAESARGRDLEEVAREFTAAFAADGVDELLRGFHARDRSRVRSEVPRTLRVRATDTADAVWSVRVSSEPPMTRRDADGPADCEVSGPAAPLYLSLWNRLPLPAVTGDAALATLWRETSGVS
- a CDS encoding MarR family winged helix-turn-helix transcriptional regulator, which gives rise to MAVEKGGSEAEQALVDQWRDMLALHARTQCELDRALHRHGLCASDFEVLDVLAESPARDVSCGFRVQEIAERVHLSQSALSRLIARLEKDGLVERGLCAEDRRGVRVALTGKGRALHGDVRPVQRAVLTRMLTD
- a CDS encoding MFS transporter — encoded protein: MTSPLTSPAVTLPEGRWTSRLWGTLLVLCAAMFLDALDVSMVGVALPSIGSDLGLSTSTLQWIVSGYILGYGGLLLLGGRTADLLGRRQVFLIALGVFALASLLGGLVDSGPLLIASRFIKGLSAAFTAPAGLSIITTTFPEGPLRNRALSIYTTCAATGFSMGLVLSGLLTEASWRLTMLLPAPIALVALAAGLRLLPRSEREKNHNGYDVPGAVLGTASMLLLVFTVVQAPEAGWTSARTLLSFLAVAVMLTVFVQVERRSAGPLIRLGVLRSGSQIRAQLGAMAFFGSYVGFQFLATLYMQTLLGWSALHTALAFLPAGALVAVSSTKVGSIVDRFGTPRLIAAGFALMVAGYALFLRVDLDPVYAAVILPSMLLIGAACALVFPSLNIQATNGVADHEQGMVSGLLNTSVQVGGAIFLAVVTAVVTAGAPADPTPQAVLDSYRPGLTVVTIVAAAGLLITLPGLRTRRARNAVVVAKSPSVQAEFEAPMEPVGVRD
- a CDS encoding DUF6332 family protein, which codes for MDGHGGQGRRTQAERDAITVEIGYALVSAVFAAAVTFGAIAGPALLFDLPGLAETWLVRAGLVLAPVLFAARVISVLVRFRPGAQPSQPGRTRPDS
- a CDS encoding response regulator transcription factor; the protein is MIRVLLADDQALVRAGFRALLDAQPDIEVAGEAADGREAVRAVRELRPDVVLMDIRMPLLDGLAATRRITDDETLSEVRVVMLTTFELDEYVFEAIRSGASGFLVKDTEPDELLRAVRAVVAGDALLSPGVTRRLIAEFAARSKQPAADDALGRLTEREREVMALVGIGLSNEEIARRLVVSPLTAKTHVSRTMVKLRVRDRAQLVVLAYESGLVRPGWLG